One genomic region from Oncorhynchus gorbuscha isolate QuinsamMale2020 ecotype Even-year linkage group LG13, OgorEven_v1.0, whole genome shotgun sequence encodes:
- the LOC123993820 gene encoding centrosomal protein of 126 kDa-like, with protein MQGPSSLLLPETNRRRKVLEERRKLWDVQEQRLRESILQQRKQRVQDATERYQRAHLPPSQRRRQSFRKTTLNIEEALNHIQGTLTLSSYTRQSPSPDRSCTSSPKPPPTHSPSLHQGTLSALEAYSKLMQDRTFSSFKNRILFLSQLQETQLRDRDDLQDTQPRERDKERDELQDTQLRDRDELQETQPRDRDELQGTQPRDRDELQGTQLRDRDELQGTQLRDRDELQGTQLRDRDELQGTQLRDRDELQETQPRDRDELQGTQLRDRDELQGTQLRTGTNCKGHSRGTGTNCRGHS; from the exons ATGCAGGGCCCGAGCTCGCTGCTTCTCCCTGAAACCAACCGACGAAGGAA ggttctggaggagaggaggaagctgTGGGACGTCCAGGAACAGAGGCTGAGGGAGAGCATCCTACAGCAACGTAAACAGAGAGTCCAGGATGCTACCGAACGCTACCAGAGGGCGCATCTGCCCCCCTCACAGAGACGCAGACAAT CTTTCAGGAAGACCACCCTTAATATCGAGGAGGCACTTAATCACATACAAGGCACCTTGACCTTGAGTTCCTATACCAGACAATCTCCCTCCCCCGACAG GAGCTGCACTTCATCCCCTAAGCCTCCCCCGACACACAGCCCGTCTCTCCACCAGGGGACCCTGTCTGCCCTGGAGGCCTACAGCAAACTGATGCAGGACAGAACCTTCAGCAGCTTCAAGAACAGAATACTGTTCCTCAGCCAGCTCCAGGAGACACAGCTGAGGGACAGGGACGATCTGCAGGACACACAGCCGAGGGAGAGGGACAAGGAGAGGGACGAGCTGCAGGACACACAGCTGAGGGACAGGGACGAACTGCAGGAGACACAGCCGAGGGACAGGGATGAACTCCAAGGGACACAGCCGAGGGACAGGGACGAACTGCAGGGGACACAGCTGAGGGACAGGGACGAACTGCAGGGGACACAGCTGAGGGACAGGGACGAACTGCAGGGGACACAGCTGAGGGACAGGGACGAACTGCAGGGGACACAGCTGAGGGACAGGGACGAACTGCAGGAGACACAGCCGAGGGACAGGGACGAACTGCAGGGGACACAGCTGAGGGACAGGGACGAACTGCAGGGGACACAGCTGAGGACAGGGACGAACTGCAAGGGACACAGCCGAGGGACAGGGACGAACTGCAGGGGACACAGCTGA